From a single Rosa rugosa chromosome 7, drRosRugo1.1, whole genome shotgun sequence genomic region:
- the LOC133720928 gene encoding pathogenesis-related protein PR-4-like, translated as MAGIASAQSATNVRATYHLYNPQDNNWDLRAVSAYCATWDADKPLEWRSKYGWTAFCHPAGPTGQEACGKCLLVTNTATGAQTTVRIVDQCSNGGLDLDVNVFNQIDTNGIGYQQGYLTVNYDFVDCGD; from the coding sequence ATGGCCGGAATTGCTTCTGCGCAAAGTGCTACTAACGTGAGAGCCACGTACCACCTCTACAATCCGCAAGACAACAACTGGGACTTGCGAGCCGTGAGTGCCTATTGCGCGACGTGGGATGCCGACAAGCCCTTGGAATGGCGCAGCAAGTACGGATGGACCGCCTTCTGTCACCCCGCAGGTCCGACCGGACAAGAGGCCTGTGGAAAGTGCCTGCTGGTGACGAACACAGCCACCGGAGCTCAGACGACGGTGAGGATTGTCGACCAGTGCAGCAACGGAGGGCTGGACTTGGACGTTAATGTGTTTAACCAGATAGACACGAACGGAATTGGGTATCAGCAAGGATATCTTACAGTCAACTACGACTTTGTTGACTGTGGGGACTAA
- the LOC133723731 gene encoding ubiquitin-conjugating enzyme E2 2-like: MMLTPSIKTLSRELDMLRIEEDPPPGVGMSMVLPDLDRLRLVQDPPAGAEISMVLPGLDRLRLVEHSTTGGEDVFARLKKKVSDYPPPGADYTRARYRLFKELKRLLQDPPAGISVVPPDFYNCDIMLWNVVIVPHSLDSPWEGGAFKLTLQFSEDYPLKPPMVRFVSQMFHPNISADGIMSFNNLLDRWTSINDVEDILKYIQSLICHPNPKCPANSEAFYMYFSENRLGYNRRVRMIVDQSWMAD; the protein is encoded by the exons ATGATGTTGACTCCTTCAATCAAGACTCTGTCGAGGGAGTTGGATATGCTGCGGATTGAAGAAGACCCGCCTCCGGGTGTGGGGATGAGTATGGTGCTACCTGACTTGGACAGATTGCGGCTTGTACAAGACCCACCTGCTGGCGCGGAGATTAGTATGGTGCTCCCAGGTTTGGACAGATTGCGGCTTGTAGAACACTCAACCACAGGCGGAGAGGATGTTTTTGCAAG GCTAAAGAAAAAAGTGTCGGATTACCCACCCCCGGGCGCAGATTATACTCGTGCAAGGTATAGGCTGTTTAAAGAGTTGAAGAGGCTGCTACAAGACCCACCTGCAGGGATCAGTGTGGTTCCCCCGGACTTCTACAATTGCGATATAATGTTGTGGAATGTTGTTATAGTTCCTCATTCCTTGGATTCTCCTTGGGAGGGAGGCGCATTTAAGTTGACTCTTCAGTTTAGTGAGGATTATCCACTCAAACCACCAATGGTGCGATTTGTTTCTCAAATGTTTCATCCAAACATTTCTGCAGATGGAATTATGTCTTTTAATAATTTACTGGATCGGTGGACTTCTATAAATGATGTGGAAGATATACTCAAGTATATCCAG TCCCTAATATGTCATCCCAACCCGAAGTGTCCTGCAAATTCTGAAGCTTTCTACATGTACTTCAGCGAGAACAGACTGGGGTACAACCGAAGAGTGAGGATGATCGTGGATCAGAGTTGGATGGCAGACTAG